The DNA region CCCTTCGGACTCGACATCGAGGCGGACGTTCCCGTCGGCGTCGAGACCGACGACGCGAACGCGACGGCGACGCTTCCGGCGGGCGAGCGCGAGGCGACGGCGACGTTCGAGGCGCGCTGTCCGCTTGCCGGAGAGTTTCGCTTCGGCCGACCGACCGTTCGGGCGACCGACGACTCCGAGCGGTTCACCGCACGCTTCGCGGCGGGCGAGACGGCGACCGTGACGGTGGACGCGCGCGGGCCTCGGGACCTCCACGTCGGGTCCGGCGGCGACGTCATCGACACGCCCTACGGCGACCTCGACACCGGCGAGCGCGGCGTCGGTCTCGACTTCGCGGAACTCCGGTCGTACGTCCCCGGCGACGCGGTGCGCAACATCGACTGGAAGGCGACCGCACGTTCCGACGGGGCCTACGTCCGTACCTACGAGACCACCGCCGAGCGCCGCACGGTCCTGCTACTCGACTGCCGGAGCGCGATGGCGACCGGGCCTGCGGGCGCGAAGACGTTCGACTACCTCCGGCGGTTCGCGCTCGGCGTGGTGGAGTACGCCCGCCAGCGGAGCGAACCGCTCGGTCTCTACGCGGTCGGCGACGAGGGACTGGTGGCGAATCGCGTGCCCGCCGCCAACGAGGAGACGTACGCCGAAATCGAGGACCGACTCCGCGAATTTGCACCGGGGGACGGGGACGACTTCGGCGAGCGCGCCTGTTCGGAGCGCGCGCCAGCGGGCACCTCGCCCGCCGTCGCACGCCAGCGCGCCCGACTGCTCCGGGGCGACGACTCGGCCTACGCCGAGCGACTGGAACCGTTCTTCTCGGCGGCCGACCCCTACGTCGCGCGCATCGAGGGCGACCCGCTCTACGGCGCGGTCCGGACCGCCCTCTCTCGACTATCGGGGAGCGTGACCACCGTCGTCCTGACCGACGATTCGAACCACGCCCGGACCCGCGCGGCGGTGCGGACCGCGGCCCGCGGCGACGGCACCGTCCTCGCCTTTCTGACGCCGACCGTCCTCTTCGAGCGCGAGAGCGCCGACCCGGAAGCGACCTACGAGCGATACGCCGACTTCGAGCGATTCCGGCGCGAACTCGCCAACGAGCGGGGCGTCGCGGCGTTCGAAGTCGCGCCCGGCGACCAACTGTCCCGACTGCTGGCGGACCACCGCGCGCGCCGCCGGTCCGCGGAGGCGAGCGAGTGATGGCCGGAGTCGCCGATTCGACGCCGGACCGAAATCGCCTCACCGACCGGAGCGACCTCGCGGAGCGAAGTCGCCTCGGCGGGGCCAGCGTCCTCCTCGCCGCTGGCGCGTTCGTCCTGTTCGCTGGCGCGCCCGGCATCGCGGCGGCCGCGGCACTGCTGGCGGTCTGGGTCGCGCTCCCGGCGACCTACGCCTTCGCGCTCGGCAACGTCGCGCTCGCGGCGCTCGTCGGAAGTGGGAGCCTCGTCGAACTCGCGGTCGTGGAAGCCTGCCTGCTCGGAGTCCTGCTCGCTCCGGCGGGCCGCCTCGCCGCGCCGGGTCGTCCGGTGGTCGTCGCGGCGGGCGGCGCGGCCGCGGGCGCGGCGCTCGCGTGGGCGACCAGTCAGGGGGCGCTCGGTCTCGGAACGGCCGGACTCGCAGTGGTCGCGGCGACCGGACTCGGCGGCTACGGCCTGCACAGGTACCAACTCGTGACGCTCGACTCGGCGGGTGGTGGCGATGAGTAACGACGGGCGACTCGACCGGAACGACCCGCTCGGGTGGAACGGAGACGGCCAAGAGGACGGGAATGAGTCCGCAGGCGCGGACCCCGAGGAGCGCGTCGAAGACCTCGCGGCGCAGGTGGAACTGCTAACCGAGGAGAACGCGCGCCTCCGCGAGGAGTACCTCCGCGCCCGGCGGAGCGATTACCGCCAGACTGCGGCGGGGCTTCTCGGGGTCGGACTAGTCGCAGTCCTCGGGGCGGTGGCGTTCCCGAGCGCCCGAGAGGTCCTGTTCGCGCTCGGCGGGACCGGGATGTTCGGCGCACTCTTGACCTACTACCTGACGCCCGCGCAGTTCGTCGCGGCCGAGACCGGCGAGCGCGTCTACCGGGCCGTCGCGGCGACCGGCGCGGAGTTGGTCGGCGAACTCGGCCTGCGGGACGAGCGCGTCTACGCGCCCGCACCGGCGACGGGCGAAGAGTTCTCGAACGTGCGACTCTTCGTGCCCCAGCGCCGCAACTACGCGGTTCCGGACCCCGAAGCCCTCGACTCGCTGTTCGTGGTCACGGACGACGAGCGCGAACGCGGCGTCTCGATGGTGCCGACCGGCGGGTCGCTCCACCGCGAGTTCGAGTCGGCGATGGCCGACGAACTCGCCGCGACTCCGGCCGGGGTCGCCTCGCAACTGACCGACGCGCTGGTCGAGAGTCTGGAACTGGTCGAGAGCGCGACCGCCGAGACCGACGCGGAGCGCGGCAGGGTCGCCGTCGAACTCTCCGGGAGCGTCTACGGCGCGCTCGACCGCTTCGACAACCCGGCCGTCTCGTTCCTCGCGGTCGGACTGGCCGACGCGCTCGACGCGCCCGTGACCGTCGAGGTGACACCCGCGGAGGGCCGGGCCGACTTCGTCGTGACCTGCGAGTGGGACCCCGAGAGCGTGCGGGCGGACAGGGCGGAAGTGGAGTCAGAAGCGGAAGCGCAAGAAGAAGTGGAAAGGAAAGAGGACGAAGAAGCGGAGGCGTGAAACGCGCGCTACGACTCGCCAGCACTCGTCTCCGGTTCGCCCGCCGCGTCCGAGTCGGGCGTCTCGTCGGGACCGCCCGGCGGTTCGACGGCGGCCACCACGTCGGCGACCACGTCGGCGACGGACACGTCGCTCAGTTCCGCCTCGGCGCTCAGGGTCAGGCGGTGGGCGAGCACGGGGTCGGCCAGCGCCTTCGCGTCGTCGGGAATCACGTAGTCGCGCCCGCGAATCGCGGCGCGGGCCTTCGTCGCGTGGAGAAACGAGAGCGCGGTCCGGGGCGACGCGCCGTATTCGAGGTCCGGACTCTCGCGGGTCGCGCCGATCAAATCGAGCAGGTACTCCTTGACGGCGCGCTCGACATGTACGTCCGCGACGGTCTCGCGGGCATCAAGAATCTCCGCGGTCGAGACGACCGGCGACACGTCGTCGGGACCGAGGTCCGGCGACTCGTCGAACCGGTCGAGCAGGGCCATCTCCTCCTCGGCGTCGGGCATCCCCACGGTGAACTTGAACTGGAAGCGGTCGCGCTGGGCGATGGGGAGTTCGTAGGTCCCCTCCATCTCGATGGGGTTCTGGGTGGCGACGACAAAGAACGGTTCGGGGAGCGATAGCGTCTCTCCCTCGATGGTGACCGCGCCCTCCTGCATCGCTTCGAGCAGGGCCGACTGGGTCTTGGGCGTCGCGCGATTTATCTCGTCGGCGACGACGAGGTTGGCGAACACCGGGCCGCGCTGGAGGTCGAACTCGCCGGTCGCTTCCCGGTAGACGTTCGTCCCCGTGATGTCCGCCGGGAGGATGTCGGGCGTCATCTGGATGCGGTTGGCGTCCATCCCGGTCGCCTCGGCGAACAGGAGCGCGATGGTCGTCTTGGCGACTCCAGGCACGCCCTCCAGCAGGACGTGGCCCCGCGTCAGCAGCGAGATGGTGAGTCCTTCCACGACGGTCTCGTTGCCGACCAACACGGTCCCCGTGCGGTCTCGCAGGTCCTCGTAGATAGCGGCCGGTTCGGTCATCGTCCACCCTCACCACGCGGAGTCGGATAACTCGCGGGGTTACTCCCGGATACTGGGCGCGTTCCTCCGAGACACCCTACCGGTCGCGGCGTCGGTGGAGCGCCGCCGCGACTCGCTCGACGCGCTCGGGGTCCCAGTCGGGATGCCTGCGTTCGAGGTGCGCGACCAACTGGTCTCGCGTCGGGCGGATGCCGACCGCCGGACCCTCGCTCCTCTCACCGATTTCACCGTTGAATCCACCGACGATTCCGCCGCCGGACGCGCGCTGCCACTGCCGGGAGAGCGTCGCCGTCGCCGCCGAGAGCAGGTCCGGGCGTCTCGACCAGACCCCCAAAATCCCGACGACCGCGACGCCCGCCGCCAGCGTGAGCCACGCCGACTCGCGGACGACCAGCAGGGCGACCACCAGCGGCGGCAGGCCCGCGGCGTGCGAGTAGTCCAACAGCACTCGGTCGTGGCCGGACAGGAGCGCGGCGACGAACGCCCGATTGCGACCCTCCTCGACCATCGCGTCGATGAACGCCGACGAGTCCGAGACGACGACGACCCGGCCCGCGCCCAGTCGCTCGGCGGTCACGACCGGCGCGGAGGTCAGATTCTCGCTCGGGCCGAGTCGCCCGTTCCGGTCGGCGTCGAGGTAAGCGTAGCCAGAGGTGTTGTAGACGACCGTCGCGCCGTTCGGTTCGACCGCGGTACCGTGGTTCAGTGTCACCGAGTCCGCAGCGTCACTGGCTCCGGTCCGGAGTCCCGCGAAACTACCGGCCCGGAGCGAGGCGTTCGGAACGCGCGAGGCCACCGGCATCGCCGGAGTGCGGTAGTTTGACCGCGGGTCCCGGAGCGGGCGGCCGTCGAGGCGCGCGCTCGCGCCCAGCACGCCGAGCAGTTCGTTCGCGTGTGAGTCCGAATCGCTCGCCACGACCAGCGTGCCGCCGTTTCTGACGAACCTGCTCACGCCCACGAGTTCCGACGAGGCGTACCCCGAGTCGGGCGACAGCACGAACGCCACGGTCCCGTCCGCGGCCCCCGAGTCGTACGCGCCGGTCTCGTGCGCGAGGACGACCTCACCCCGCTCGCTCGCCAGCGCCCGGAAGTCGCTCGCGCCGTCCCAGTCGTCGTTGTACGGACTGAGCGCGGCCGACGACGAACTTCCGGCCAGCACCGCGACGACGAGGACCGACGCCGCGAGGGCCGCGAGGACTATCTGCGGAATCGAGAGGTCGAAGTCAGTCGGCACGGGGTCGCCTCCCGGAGGACGGCGTGGGACTCCACCTCGCGGATAGCGCGACGGCGGTCGAAGAGTCCGCAGTCGGCGCGACCGCTTCTGCGGTCGCGCGGACCGCGCCGCGACTGTGTGGCGATTCGGGGGCGTCCATCGTGACGCCGAGGCTACGCGGTCGCCCGTGGAAAATATCTCGGCGTAATCGCCGCGTAACCGTCTCGCTCGGACTCATCGGGACCACTCAGAGATAGCCCAACTCCTCCAACTGCCGTTTGGTTCCCGCCTCGATGTCGGTCTCGCCGCCCGCTCGGTAGTCGAGCGGACCGAGTTCCTCGC from Halorussus pelagicus includes:
- a CDS encoding DUF4350 domain-containing protein; this encodes MPTDFDLSIPQIVLAALAASVLVVAVLAGSSSSAALSPYNDDWDGASDFRALASERGEVVLAHETGAYDSGAADGTVAFVLSPDSGYASSELVGVSRFVRNGGTLVVASDSDSHANELLGVLGASARLDGRPLRDPRSNYRTPAMPVASRVPNASLRAGSFAGLRTGASDAADSVTLNHGTAVEPNGATVVYNTSGYAYLDADRNGRLGPSENLTSAPVVTAERLGAGRVVVVSDSSAFIDAMVEEGRNRAFVAALLSGHDRVLLDYSHAAGLPPLVVALLVVRESAWLTLAAGVAVVGILGVWSRRPDLLSAATATLSRQWQRASGGGIVGGFNGEIGERSEGPAVGIRPTRDQLVAHLERRHPDWDPERVERVAAALHRRRDR
- a CDS encoding DUF58 domain-containing protein, whose translation is MGVTRGYWGEFGLVVATTGAAALFAEPLLLVGAAGVGGWLVARQYAFVRAVTEAAASLDMTQSPKRDRLGEDDSVEVALDATLPDPAPFGLDIEADVPVGVETDDANATATLPAGEREATATFEARCPLAGEFRFGRPTVRATDDSERFTARFAAGETATVTVDARGPRDLHVGSGGDVIDTPYGDLDTGERGVGLDFAELRSYVPGDAVRNIDWKATARSDGAYVRTYETTAERRTVLLLDCRSAMATGPAGAKTFDYLRRFALGVVEYARQRSEPLGLYAVGDEGLVANRVPAANEETYAEIEDRLREFAPGDGDDFGERACSERAPAGTSPAVARQRARLLRGDDSAYAERLEPFFSAADPYVARIEGDPLYGAVRTALSRLSGSVTTVVLTDDSNHARTRAAVRTAARGDGTVLAFLTPTVLFERESADPEATYERYADFERFRRELANERGVAAFEVAPGDQLSRLLADHRARRRSAEASE
- a CDS encoding AAA family ATPase, translated to MTEPAAIYEDLRDRTGTVLVGNETVVEGLTISLLTRGHVLLEGVPGVAKTTIALLFAEATGMDANRIQMTPDILPADITGTNVYREATGEFDLQRGPVFANLVVADEINRATPKTQSALLEAMQEGAVTIEGETLSLPEPFFVVATQNPIEMEGTYELPIAQRDRFQFKFTVGMPDAEEEMALLDRFDESPDLGPDDVSPVVSTAEILDARETVADVHVERAVKEYLLDLIGATRESPDLEYGASPRTALSFLHATKARAAIRGRDYVIPDDAKALADPVLAHRLTLSAEAELSDVSVADVVADVVAAVEPPGGPDETPDSDAAGEPETSAGES